Proteins encoded within one genomic window of Numenius arquata chromosome 12, bNumArq3.hap1.1, whole genome shotgun sequence:
- the SAMHD1 gene encoding deoxynucleoside triphosphate triphosphohydrolase SAMHD1, with product MGSPAAAAWAAAPAKRARREGYPEGSRGPAAESDRCDPRLWDTQRLCQYLSSCGVGDPELLRRFRESGVTGSMLLDLQACAFEITGVCCPAERLQVLACLNKLRQQHVDVMKVFNDPIHGHIEIHPLLVRIIDTPQFQRLRYIKQLGGTYFVFPGASHNRFEHSIGVGYLAGCLVRALKERQPELDITQRDILCVEIAGLCHDLGHGPFSHMFDGRFIPLTRPDLKWKHETASVKMFEHLITSNKLEEVMKSYGLVLEEDMNFIKEQIGGPIDETACGKSWPYRGREKEKSFLYEIVANKKNGIDVDKWDYFARDCHHLGIQNNFDYKRLLKFTRVCEVKNQKHICTRDKEVGNLYDMFHTRNCLHRRAYQHKIGNIIEIMITEALQKADKFLKIEGSGGKLYQISTAIEDMEAYTKLTDNIYLEILHSSCPDLKEAREILHKIERRELYKFLGETQPETAREVVKNNSLAESIANSKPEKDPPDVDLKAEDFIIDVINMDYGMKEQNPIDNVLFYCKADPSKAVKISKEQVSKLLPMRFAEQVIRVYCRSQDPDIVSAAKQYFIQWCIEKDFTKPQDSDVVAPHLTPMKESWNNTRDNEHMAASEPSCKQRLPFDK from the exons ATGgggagcccggcggcggcggcctgggCCGCGGCTCCCGCCAAGCGGGCGCGGCGTGAGGGCTACCCTGAGGGGtcgcggggcccggcggcggagAGCGACCGCTGCGACCCGCGGCTGTGGGACACGCAGCGGCTCTGCCAGTACCTCTCGAGCTGCGGCGTGGGCGATCCCGAGCTGCTGCGCCGCTTCCGAG AGAGCGGAGTCACCGGGAGCATGCTGCTGGACCTGCAGGCCTGCGCCTTCGAGATCACCGGCGTCTG ctgCCCGGCTGAGAGACTGCAAGTGCTGGCCTGCCTGAACAAACTGAGACAACAGCACGTGGATGTGATGAAG GTTTTTAACGATCCAATTCACGGGCACATTGAAATACATCCCCTTCTTGTTCGTATCATCGACACTCCTCAGTTTCAGCGCCTCAGATACATTAAGCAGCTTGGTGGCACTTACTTTGTTTTTCCCGGAGCCTCTCACAACCGTTTTGAGCACTCTATAGG GGTAGGCTATCTAGCAGGATGTCTGGTTCGTGCACTGAAGGAGAGACAACCTGAACTGGATATAACCCAGCGAGATATCCTGTGTGTAGAAATTGCTGGGCTTTGTCATGATTTGG GTCATGGGCCATTTTCACACATGTTTGATGGAAGATTTATTCCACTCACTCGTCCAGATTTGAAATGGAAG CATGAAACTGCTTCTGTTAAAATGTTTGAGCACCTGATCACTTCCAATAAACTAGAAGAAGTCATGAAGTCATATGGTCTTGTCCTGGAAGAAGATATGAACTTCATCAAGGAACAAATAGGAGGGCCTATAGATGAAACCGCTTGTGGGAAATCG TGGCCTTACCGCGGTcgagaaaaggagaaaagtttcCTGTATGAGATAGTAGCTAACAAAAAAAATGGCATTGATGTTGACAAATGGGATTATTTTGCAAG GGATTGCCATCACCTAGGAATCCAGAATAATTTTGATTATAAGCGATTACTTAAATTCACTCGGGTCTGTGAAGTAAAAAACCAGAAGCATATCTGTACGCGTGACAAG GAAGTTGGAAATTTGTATGATATGTTCCACACACGGAATTGCCTGCACCGGCGAGCATACCAGCATAAGATTGGCAACATCATTGAAATAAT GATTACAGAAGCGTTACAAAAAGcagacaaatttttaaaaatagaaggctCTGGAGGAAAACTGTACCAGATTTCTACAGCAATAGAGGACATGGAAGCCTACACTAAGCTAACTG ATAATATCTACTTGGAAATTCTGCACTCAAGTTGTCCAGACCTGAAGGAGGCACGAGAAATTTTGCATAAAATAGAACGGCGTGAATTATACAAGTTTTTGGGAGAAACTCAACCTGAAACAGCGAGGGAAGTTGTAAAG aataatagCCTGGCAGAAAGCATTGCTAATTCCAAGCCAGAAAAGGATCCTCCAGATGTGGATCTTAAAGCTGAAGATTTCATAATTGAT GTTATCAATATGGATTATGGAATGAAAGAACAGAATCCCATTGATAATGTTCTCTTCTATTGCAAGGCTGATCCTTCCAAGGCAGTCAAGATCAGCAAAGAACAG GTTTCAAAGCTTTTACCCATGAGGTTTGCAGAGCAGGTTATCCGGGTTTATTGCAGAAGTCAGGATCCAGATATTGTTTCAGctgcaaaacagtattttattcagTGGTGTATAGAGAAGGATTTCACCAAACCACAG GATAGTGATGTGGTTGCCCCTCATCTAACTCCAATGAAGGAAAGCTGGAATAACACAAGAGACAATGAACACATGGCAGCTTCTGAGCCCAGCTGCAAACAAAGACTTCCTTTTGATAAGTAA